The following coding sequences lie in one Treponema sp. OMZ 790 genomic window:
- a CDS encoding 2-hydroxyacyl-CoA dehydratase codes for MNRESVLRFGIDVGSTTVKVVVLEDDGTVLFSKYQRHRADIRTTIISVCELAVEAVEKKYGEDVELSLIVTGSGGLAVSHWLNIPFIQEVVASTAAVKKIIPHTDVIIELGGEDAKITYFEHANIEQRMNGTCAGGTGSFIDQMAALLETDALGLNELAKNAKTIYPIAARCGVFAKTDVQPLINEGAKREDIAASIFQAVVSQTISGLACGKPIRGKVAFLGGPLHFLDQLRHRFIETLKLKDDEIITPENSELFVAMGAALSAAGGFKIPKASSSPFNRPALLDLKKARFKTSSKKSECKSPLIFEEEVEAEPNFIKLSKFKKDIYKIASSEMPEVQRLPPLFKNEEELETFRIRHAKEKAPPADISSASGPVFLGLDAGSTTTKAVLIDGEGKILWRFYDVNAGNPVELAVRVLKDLYKMLPPKAYIARSVSTGYGEGLFQAALGVDAGEVETIAHYRAAEFFLPGVDFLLDIGGQDMKCLRMKNGAISSIQLNEACSSGCGSFLDNFARSLGMSISEFASMALLAEKPVDLGTRCTVFMNSRVKQAQKEGASVGDISSGLSYSVIKNALFKVIKLRDASEVGSKVIVQGGTFNNDAVLRAFELVSGRQAVRPDVAGLMGAYGAALIAKDQWHDLDEENLSEGKIRSNIADMEGLENFKVKLDLLRCPKCPNNCLLTVNTFDICGVKRRFITGNRCERGAELDKNSGLEECSSQVSVKDQGGVNKKDIPNLFDWKYKRLFKYKPIPKNEAPRGEIGIPRVLNMYENYPFWFTFFTELGFSVRISPRSTRGTYEMGLESIPSESVCYPGKIAHGHIEALLKLGVKNIFYPCIPYEKKEDDGAGNHYNCPIVTSYPEVLKNNIDVLRQDANIIYLNPFLPYYDKNRLIDRLHEELGAKFSICLEEIMTAVNAAWTEEEGFKKETEEKGEEVLRIMKEKNLKGIVLAGRPYHLDPEINHGIPEMLNGLGLAVLTEDSVAHLGKIERPLRVVDQWTYHNRLYRAGNFTATQDNLEFIQLTSFGCGLDAVTADQVQEIVESKGKMYTLIKIDEGSNLGAVRIRVRSLLAAVKERKRHKLSLTRKSSAYERIVFSKDMEKRYTILAPQMSPIHFDLIGAAISHSGYNLEILTEIDQTAVEYGLKYINNDACYPAIIVAGQMIAALKSGRYDLRTTALAITQTGGGCRATNYIGFIRRALIDAGLGFVPVIGISAQSIEKNPGFKLKFPVLHRVAQAMCLGDLLMRVLYRTRPYEKVPGSANEIYKKYAVLIKDALKKMSSKKYKEIINGIVSEFDNLPLKNIRKPRVGVVGEILVKFHPAANNDIFSTIEREGAECVVPDLLDFFLYSSVSGIYHNTYLDYSFKKRFIANFTIWVIERYRKPIKKALKRSKRFTPPDSIYRLADSVDGILQLGNVTGEGWFLTAEMIELIHSGVSNIACVQPFACLPNHVTGKGMIKELRRRYPEANISAIDFDPGASEVNQLNRLKLLLANAKPGLHPDETK; via the coding sequence ATGAATAGAGAGAGTGTGCTGCGTTTCGGAATCGATGTCGGCTCGACAACCGTAAAGGTTGTTGTTTTAGAAGATGACGGAACGGTTTTGTTCAGTAAGTATCAAAGGCATAGGGCCGATATACGGACAACTATTATATCCGTTTGCGAACTTGCTGTTGAAGCTGTCGAAAAAAAATACGGAGAAGATGTAGAGCTCTCCCTCATTGTAACGGGATCAGGAGGGCTTGCCGTTTCGCACTGGCTCAATATACCCTTTATTCAAGAGGTCGTAGCCTCAACTGCCGCCGTAAAAAAAATAATTCCTCACACCGATGTTATAATAGAACTCGGCGGCGAGGATGCAAAGATTACTTATTTTGAGCACGCCAATATCGAGCAAAGAATGAACGGAACCTGTGCAGGAGGTACGGGCTCTTTTATAGACCAGATGGCCGCCCTCTTGGAAACCGATGCCTTGGGCTTAAACGAGCTTGCAAAAAATGCTAAGACCATTTACCCTATAGCCGCCCGCTGCGGAGTCTTTGCCAAGACCGACGTTCAGCCTCTCATAAACGAGGGGGCAAAAAGAGAAGACATAGCAGCCAGTATCTTTCAAGCTGTAGTAAGCCAGACTATTTCGGGGCTTGCCTGCGGTAAACCCATCCGCGGAAAGGTTGCTTTTTTGGGAGGCCCCTTACATTTTTTGGATCAGTTAAGGCACAGGTTTATCGAAACCTTAAAACTTAAAGATGATGAAATTATCACGCCTGAAAATTCCGAGCTCTTTGTAGCCATGGGGGCAGCCTTGAGTGCTGCCGGAGGCTTTAAGATACCCAAGGCCTCAAGCTCTCCCTTTAACCGGCCTGCTCTCTTGGACCTAAAAAAGGCCCGGTTTAAAACTTCTTCAAAAAAGAGCGAATGCAAATCTCCTCTTATTTTTGAAGAAGAAGTTGAAGCCGAACCGAATTTTATAAAACTTTCAAAATTCAAAAAAGATATTTATAAGATAGCTTCTTCCGAGATGCCCGAGGTTCAGCGCCTTCCTCCTCTTTTTAAAAATGAAGAAGAACTTGAGACTTTCAGGATAAGGCATGCAAAGGAAAAAGCTCCCCCGGCCGATATTTCCTCTGCTTCCGGCCCCGTCTTTTTAGGGCTTGATGCAGGCTCAACTACCACCAAGGCCGTTTTAATTGATGGGGAAGGAAAAATTCTCTGGCGTTTTTATGACGTAAATGCAGGAAACCCTGTCGAACTTGCAGTAAGGGTTTTAAAAGACCTTTACAAAATGCTTCCTCCAAAAGCCTATATAGCCCGCTCCGTTTCTACAGGATATGGGGAGGGGCTTTTTCAGGCTGCTTTGGGTGTAGATGCAGGAGAGGTTGAAACGATCGCACACTACCGTGCCGCAGAATTCTTTTTACCCGGAGTAGACTTCCTTTTGGATATAGGCGGTCAAGATATGAAGTGCCTCCGCATGAAAAACGGAGCCATAAGCTCTATTCAGCTGAATGAAGCTTGTTCCTCAGGCTGCGGAAGCTTTTTGGATAACTTTGCCCGATCCCTCGGAATGAGCATAAGCGAATTTGCGAGCATGGCTCTTCTTGCCGAAAAACCCGTAGATTTAGGTACACGATGCACGGTTTTTATGAACAGCCGAGTTAAGCAGGCTCAAAAAGAAGGAGCCTCGGTAGGAGACATTTCTTCAGGTCTTTCTTATTCCGTTATAAAAAATGCCCTCTTTAAGGTTATTAAATTGCGCGATGCCTCCGAGGTAGGAAGCAAGGTTATAGTGCAGGGCGGAACCTTTAATAACGATGCCGTTTTGCGTGCTTTTGAGCTTGTTTCGGGAAGACAGGCTGTCCGCCCGGATGTCGCAGGGCTTATGGGTGCATACGGAGCTGCCTTAATTGCAAAAGATCAATGGCATGACCTTGACGAAGAAAATCTTTCTGAAGGAAAAATAAGATCGAACATTGCCGATATGGAAGGCTTGGAAAATTTTAAGGTAAAGCTTGATTTATTGCGCTGTCCCAAATGCCCAAATAACTGCCTTTTAACCGTAAACACCTTCGATATTTGCGGGGTAAAACGGCGATTTATTACGGGAAACAGATGTGAACGCGGTGCTGAACTCGACAAAAACAGCGGACTTGAAGAGTGTTCATCTCAAGTTTCCGTTAAGGATCAAGGAGGCGTAAATAAAAAAGATATACCCAACCTCTTTGACTGGAAGTATAAGAGGCTTTTTAAATATAAACCCATTCCCAAAAATGAAGCTCCACGGGGCGAGATAGGAATTCCGCGGGTTTTAAACATGTACGAAAACTATCCGTTCTGGTTTACCTTTTTTACTGAGCTGGGATTTTCGGTTAGAATTTCTCCCCGCTCAACCAGAGGAACCTACGAGATGGGTCTTGAATCTATTCCGTCCGAATCGGTTTGTTATCCCGGAAAGATAGCTCACGGTCATATTGAGGCCCTCTTAAAATTAGGCGTAAAAAATATTTTCTATCCCTGTATTCCTTACGAGAAAAAAGAAGATGACGGAGCCGGAAACCATTATAACTGTCCCATTGTTACAAGCTATCCTGAGGTTTTAAAAAACAATATCGATGTTCTAAGGCAGGATGCAAATATAATTTATTTAAATCCCTTTTTACCCTATTATGACAAGAACCGATTGATAGATCGTCTTCATGAGGAGCTGGGTGCAAAGTTTTCGATATGTTTGGAAGAAATAATGACTGCCGTTAATGCGGCATGGACCGAAGAAGAAGGCTTTAAAAAGGAAACGGAGGAGAAGGGAGAAGAGGTTTTACGCATAATGAAAGAAAAAAATCTTAAAGGCATTGTGCTTGCAGGCCGTCCCTATCACCTTGACCCCGAAATAAACCACGGCATCCCTGAAATGCTCAACGGTCTCGGTCTTGCGGTTTTAACCGAGGACTCGGTTGCCCACTTAGGAAAAATAGAGCGGCCCTTGCGTGTCGTAGATCAGTGGACTTATCATAACCGTCTCTATAGGGCCGGAAACTTTACTGCAACTCAAGATAATCTGGAATTTATACAGCTTACCAGCTTCGGCTGCGGTTTGGATGCGGTAACGGCCGATCAGGTTCAGGAAATAGTTGAGTCAAAGGGGAAGATGTACACCCTCATAAAAATAGATGAGGGTTCAAACCTCGGAGCCGTGAGAATAAGAGTACGTAGTCTTTTGGCTGCTGTCAAGGAAAGAAAGAGGCATAAACTTTCTTTAACAAGAAAAAGCTCGGCCTATGAGCGCATAGTTTTTTCAAAGGATATGGAAAAACGATACACTATTTTAGCCCCTCAGATGTCTCCCATTCATTTTGACCTTATAGGTGCCGCTATTTCGCACTCAGGCTATAACCTTGAAATTCTTACCGAAATCGATCAAACTGCCGTAGAGTACGGCTTAAAGTATATAAACAATGATGCCTGTTATCCTGCCATCATAGTTGCAGGACAGATGATAGCAGCTCTAAAATCGGGCCGCTACGATTTACGCACCACAGCTTTGGCGATTACTCAAACCGGAGGAGGCTGCCGGGCCACAAACTACATAGGCTTTATAAGGCGGGCCCTTATAGATGCAGGCTTGGGTTTTGTACCGGTAATAGGTATCAGTGCCCAGTCCATCGAAAAAAATCCGGGTTTTAAATTAAAATTTCCTGTTTTGCATAGGGTTGCTCAAGCTATGTGCTTAGGAGATCTTTTAATGAGGGTGCTTTACCGCACCCGGCCCTACGAAAAGGTTCCCGGTTCTGCAAACGAGATATATAAAAAATATGCCGTCCTTATCAAAGATGCTCTAAAAAAAATGTCTTCTAAAAAATATAAGGAAATTATAAACGGCATTGTAAGCGAGTTTGATAATCTACCCTTAAAAAATATACGAAAACCGAGGGTCGGCGTAGTAGGGGAAATATTGGTTAAATTCCACCCCGCAGCCAATAACGATATTTTTAGTACAATCGAGAGGGAAGGAGCGGAATGTGTCGTCCCTGATCTTTTAGACTTCTTCCTTTATTCTTCCGTTTCGGGTATCTATCACAATACCTATCTCGATTACTCGTTTAAAAAACGATTCATTGCAAATTTTACAATCTGGGTCATAGAAAGATACAGAAAGCCGATTAAAAAAGCTTTAAAGCGAAGCAAGCGTTTTACTCCTCCTGACAGCATATACAGATTAGCCGATTCTGTAGACGGAATTTTGCAGCTGGGTAACGTTACGGGAGAAGGCTGGTTCTTGACAGCCGAAATGATAGAGCTCATTCATTCGGGAGTTTCAAATATTGCCTGCGTGCAGCCATTTGCCTGCCTCCCTAATCACGTAACCGGAAAGGGAATGATAAAGGAATTGCGCCGCCGCTATCCCGAGGCAAATATTTCTGCCATCGACTTCGACCCCGGAGCCAGCGAGGTAAATCAGCTCAACCGCTTAAAACTCCTCCTGGCCAATGCCAAACCCGGCCTCCACCCCGATGAAACAAAGTGA
- a CDS encoding ABC transporter ATP-binding protein, with amino-acid sequence MIEISNVSKAYGSSKTKAVDGISVNVKNGEIFGFLGPNGAGKTTTIKMITGVLNPDSGSIMVDGINIADDPMEAKRRIGYVTDNPELFSQLKAAEYLNFIGDVYGVPADIRQERIERYTKLFGINEALNGSIGSFSHGMKQKLLVTGSLLSDPPVWILDEPMVGLDPKSAFSLKEIMRERADAGKVVFFSTHVMEVAEKLCDRLAIINTGKIMFEGSLQELREKRGENASLEKLFLELVEDKSSSNFENAEA; translated from the coding sequence ATGATTGAAATTTCAAATGTTTCAAAGGCCTACGGCTCTTCTAAAACAAAGGCTGTAGACGGAATTTCGGTAAACGTAAAAAACGGCGAAATTTTCGGCTTTTTAGGGCCTAACGGAGCCGGAAAAACAACTACAATTAAGATGATAACCGGAGTTCTTAATCCCGATTCCGGCTCAATAATGGTTGACGGCATAAACATAGCCGATGACCCTATGGAAGCAAAAAGAAGAATCGGCTATGTTACCGATAACCCGGAGCTTTTTTCTCAGTTAAAGGCTGCCGAATACTTAAATTTTATAGGCGACGTTTATGGAGTACCCGCCGATATAAGACAAGAAAGAATAGAGCGTTATACCAAACTTTTCGGCATAAATGAAGCCTTAAACGGGAGCATAGGCAGCTTTTCCCACGGAATGAAGCAAAAACTTTTGGTTACCGGAAGCCTCTTATCCGATCCTCCTGTCTGGATCTTGGATGAACCGATGGTCGGTTTGGATCCCAAATCTGCCTTTTCTTTAAAAGAAATTATGAGAGAAAGAGCAGACGCAGGAAAGGTCGTTTTCTTTTCGACCCACGTTATGGAAGTAGCCGAAAAACTTTGCGACAGGCTTGCAATCATAAATACAGGTAAAATTATGTTTGAAGGCTCTTTACAGGAGTTGCGTGAAAAAAGAGGCGAAAACGCTTCTCTCGAAAAGCTTTTTTTGGAGCTTGTTGAGGATAAGTCATCTTCAAATTTTGAAAATGCAGAAGCCTAA
- a CDS encoding lipopolysaccharide assembly protein LapB, whose amino-acid sequence MERLKLYFYYFKNKILKKYEGKKAKSAIDTEEIKEEIWEADFSKKVNTRFIEETGDGYQSLFEENLDGKRVYSLELKRKHLYAWALNPVFRYKDFVLDAELELPVFKDNFLPEENTSAGYCAAGFVFRHISDKAFYSLLISDKGWIRLEAVVNSTPMPILGWTKPLIDVESSKFKIKLICVGTSITILVNNTWLGKFDSDIVQAAGKIGFAGQNWESYSKVKFYLNEFKIISQPLLVESTDSAANNPDAISPEAYINLASTYYAMGQYVAAIYQIKQAWKLRDPDIQDHILAGRIYFAQRLNAEAEKEFLSALDIEHDNYEIMAELAGLYYKSGDMKKLGALLKDIPNEEIKNSVLLCSLQGHFLNSQGEHEKSASFYAKAFALNPEQGLLKYNEANELNLAGKKVEAVEAYAEAGKLFLASEEYNEMADVINALERIAPDDERTWALSGKFYYAIDNKWEAKVNFKKLCDAKTSDSTIWYLYGLLIHDENPEEAIKFFKKACKLGPEHGLYHFRLAEALYLIGEDCSVPLAEAEILEPNNGWIFNLKALCAIDEDAFFDAQIEIEKARNMLPDEIVVLENYVEVMRLQGRLKECAPLFDIEAGTADLAAERNRAEAFHIYANALFFDEQYDEADIWYQKALKLKPVDPVLLTDKAENSIEIGYLNDADGLLVKAMDIEPTERIYRLISILSVKKGDHARAEVSLRQAIEEFGESDELLFDLVNLYIQTNRKEKAKETIKLLADCEDQERLKELKAFLKK is encoded by the coding sequence ATGGAACGACTTAAATTATATTTTTATTATTTTAAGAACAAAATTCTAAAAAAGTATGAGGGTAAAAAAGCTAAGTCGGCAATAGATACCGAAGAAATCAAAGAAGAAATTTGGGAAGCCGATTTTTCTAAAAAAGTAAATACCCGCTTTATTGAAGAGACCGGAGACGGTTACCAATCCTTATTTGAAGAAAATCTTGATGGTAAACGGGTCTACTCGCTGGAATTAAAACGCAAACATCTTTATGCATGGGCTTTAAACCCTGTGTTCAGGTATAAAGATTTTGTGCTTGATGCAGAACTTGAACTGCCTGTTTTTAAAGATAATTTTCTTCCCGAAGAAAATACAAGCGCAGGCTATTGTGCCGCAGGTTTTGTGTTTAGGCATATAAGCGATAAGGCTTTTTATTCGCTTCTTATTTCAGATAAGGGATGGATAAGGCTTGAAGCCGTAGTCAATTCTACGCCCATGCCCATCTTAGGCTGGACAAAACCTTTGATCGATGTTGAAAGTTCAAAATTCAAAATAAAATTAATCTGTGTCGGAACAAGTATTACAATTCTTGTGAACAATACTTGGTTGGGTAAATTCGATTCCGATATTGTTCAGGCTGCAGGAAAAATCGGTTTTGCAGGACAAAACTGGGAATCTTATTCAAAGGTAAAATTTTATTTGAACGAATTCAAAATTATTTCCCAGCCCCTCCTTGTCGAAAGCACCGATTCGGCAGCCAACAATCCTGATGCTATTTCGCCTGAAGCCTATATAAACCTTGCTTCAACATATTATGCCATGGGTCAGTATGTTGCGGCCATCTATCAGATAAAACAGGCTTGGAAACTTCGTGATCCGGATATTCAAGATCATATTTTGGCCGGAAGAATATATTTTGCTCAGCGTTTAAACGCAGAAGCCGAAAAAGAATTTCTGTCTGCCCTTGATATCGAGCATGACAATTACGAAATAATGGCTGAACTGGCCGGCCTATATTATAAGTCCGGCGATATGAAAAAACTGGGAGCTCTTTTAAAAGATATTCCGAATGAAGAAATTAAAAATTCGGTTTTGCTTTGTTCCTTGCAGGGGCATTTTTTAAATTCTCAAGGAGAACACGAAAAATCTGCATCCTTTTATGCAAAAGCCTTTGCTTTAAATCCCGAACAAGGCTTGCTAAAATATAACGAAGCAAATGAACTTAACCTTGCCGGAAAAAAAGTTGAAGCTGTCGAGGCCTATGCAGAAGCCGGGAAACTTTTTTTGGCTTCCGAAGAATATAACGAGATGGCCGATGTAATAAATGCCCTTGAGCGTATTGCTCCGGACGATGAGCGTACTTGGGCCTTAAGCGGTAAATTCTATTATGCCATAGACAATAAATGGGAAGCTAAGGTTAATTTTAAAAAACTCTGCGATGCAAAAACAAGCGATTCTACAATATGGTATTTATACGGACTTCTAATTCATGATGAAAATCCTGAGGAAGCTATAAAGTTTTTTAAAAAAGCTTGTAAGCTCGGACCCGAGCACGGACTTTATCATTTTAGATTGGCTGAAGCCTTGTACCTGATAGGGGAGGATTGTTCTGTTCCTCTTGCAGAAGCCGAAATACTCGAACCCAACAACGGATGGATTTTCAATTTAAAAGCTCTTTGTGCAATTGATGAAGATGCCTTCTTCGATGCTCAAATCGAAATCGAAAAAGCCCGTAACATGCTTCCCGATGAGATAGTGGTTTTAGAAAACTATGTAGAAGTTATGCGTCTTCAAGGCCGATTAAAAGAATGTGCTCCTCTTTTTGACATTGAAGCCGGTACAGCCGATTTGGCGGCTGAAAGGAACAGGGCCGAAGCCTTTCATATTTATGCCAATGCCTTATTCTTTGATGAGCAATATGATGAAGCCGATATATGGTATCAAAAAGCCTTAAAACTGAAGCCAGTAGATCCGGTTCTTTTGACAGATAAGGCAGAAAATTCTATCGAGATAGGTTATCTAAATGATGCTGACGGCCTTTTGGTTAAGGCTATGGATATAGAGCCTACAGAAAGAATATACAGGCTTATTTCCATTCTTTCGGTAAAAAAAGGCGACCATGCCCGTGCCGAAGTCAGTTTAAGGCAGGCTATCGAAGAATTTGGAGAAAGCGATGAACTTTTGTTTGATCTTGTAAACCTTTATATTCAGACAAACCGGAAAGAAAAAGCCAAAGAAACGATAAAGCTTTTAGCTGATTGTGAAGACCAAGAGCGCTTAAAAGAACTAAAAGCTTTTTTAAAAAAATGA
- the aroA gene encoding 3-phosphoshikimate 1-carboxyvinyltransferase codes for MILKIKKSSLFSPQPIEVPPSKSHSMRALVLSSFAEGSSEIKNFLMSGDTKTALSVFKSLGVKFKIEQKTKSSADILVFPPKEGLKKRIEKQKSVKIDTGNSGTLFYFLGSILSLISSDFVLTGDSSILKRPVKPLTEIYEGLGLKYEFLNSTERAPIRVLDAHIKGKEAPISRLGETSLIKDFEEKKLYLAGDFSQVVSGLLLGGALTDYSLQINLKRAGELPYLKMTLYWLKTCGIEFIVSDDFKTFKIAGGQKIPSFSSSIPGDWSSSAFPIALSLITASPLSIKNIDINDVQGDARIVEILKEMNADIRFEEETQTLKIYPSSLKGGVFDCSDIPDAVPALSAISCFAKGETLLKNIEICRYKECDRISAIVSELTKLGADITEGKDFLLIRGIVGKNLKPAKVFSHGDHRIAMMLAVIGAGIDSKDGSDFILQDAQCFDISYPSFLEELKNIGVNITADK; via the coding sequence ATGATTTTAAAGATTAAAAAATCTTCACTTTTTTCTCCGCAGCCTATTGAGGTTCCTCCGTCAAAAAGCCATTCCATGAGGGCTCTTGTTTTATCCTCCTTTGCTGAAGGCTCTTCCGAGATTAAAAATTTTCTTATGAGCGGAGATACCAAAACGGCTTTATCGGTATTCAAATCCTTAGGCGTAAAATTTAAAATCGAACAAAAAACAAAATCCTCTGCAGATATACTTGTTTTTCCGCCTAAAGAAGGTTTAAAAAAACGGATTGAAAAGCAAAAATCCGTAAAAATAGATACCGGGAATTCCGGAACCCTTTTTTATTTTTTAGGCTCCATTCTTTCTTTAATCTCTTCAGACTTTGTTTTAACAGGCGACTCATCAATTCTAAAAAGACCTGTCAAACCATTAACCGAAATTTATGAAGGCTTAGGCTTAAAATACGAATTTCTTAACAGCACCGAAAGAGCTCCTATACGGGTTTTAGATGCTCATATCAAGGGAAAAGAAGCTCCCATCAGCCGTTTAGGAGAAACATCTTTAATCAAAGATTTTGAAGAAAAAAAACTTTATCTTGCAGGAGATTTTTCTCAGGTTGTAAGCGGGCTTCTGCTTGGGGGAGCTTTGACCGATTACTCTTTGCAGATAAATTTAAAAAGGGCAGGGGAGCTTCCATATTTAAAAATGACCCTTTATTGGCTTAAAACTTGCGGTATCGAATTTATTGTTTCGGATGACTTTAAAACTTTTAAAATCGCGGGCGGGCAGAAAATTCCTTCATTTTCATCAAGTATTCCGGGTGACTGGTCAAGTTCAGCTTTTCCTATTGCTCTATCGCTGATTACGGCTTCTCCTCTCAGCATAAAAAACATAGATATAAATGATGTTCAAGGGGATGCGCGTATAGTCGAAATCTTAAAAGAAATGAATGCAGATATCCGCTTTGAAGAAGAAACACAAACCCTTAAAATTTACCCTTCAAGCTTAAAAGGCGGTGTTTTTGACTGTTCCGATATTCCCGATGCAGTGCCGGCTCTTTCTGCAATTTCCTGTTTTGCAAAAGGCGAAACACTTTTAAAAAATATAGAAATATGCCGCTATAAGGAGTGCGACAGGATTTCAGCAATTGTTTCAGAGCTTACAAAACTTGGAGCAGATATTACTGAAGGGAAAGATTTTTTACTTATCCGCGGAATAGTAGGAAAGAATCTAAAACCTGCTAAAGTTTTTTCACATGGGGATCACCGTATAGCCATGATGCTGGCGGTTATTGGAGCCGGTATCGATAGCAAAGACGGTTCCGATTTTATTCTTCAAGATGCCCAATGTTTCGATATAAGTTATCCTTCTTTTTTGGAAGAACTCAAAAATATAGGTGTCAATATTACTGCCGATAAGTAG